One Luoshenia tenuis genomic region harbors:
- a CDS encoding LexA family protein yields the protein MFSDRLRAARSQLGYSQRAVAEKLSISQQAYARYEAGTSSPNPEMLGRIAHLLGVSADFLLGRPMASPAKGAVQIPVLGRVVAGIPMEAIETVIDYEEIPEEMAAAHQYFALKITGDSMEPKFSAGDVVIVRQQDTVQTGDIAIVLVNGDDATIKRVKLSPEGIMLIPTNAAYEPMFYTNAQIESLPVRILGKVVELRAKF from the coding sequence ATGTTTTCAGATCGTCTGCGGGCAGCGCGCAGCCAGCTGGGTTACTCCCAGCGCGCGGTGGCCGAAAAGCTATCCATTTCCCAACAGGCCTATGCACGGTATGAGGCCGGCACATCCTCGCCCAATCCGGAGATGTTGGGGCGCATCGCACATCTACTGGGCGTCAGTGCCGATTTTTTGCTGGGAAGGCCCATGGCCTCCCCAGCAAAAGGGGCTGTTCAGATTCCCGTATTGGGCCGCGTAGTCGCCGGCATCCCTATGGAAGCCATCGAAACGGTGATCGATTACGAGGAGATCCCCGAGGAAATGGCCGCCGCGCACCAGTATTTCGCCCTAAAGATCACCGGGGACAGCATGGAGCCCAAGTTCAGCGCGGGCGACGTGGTCATCGTTCGCCAGCAGGATACGGTGCAGACCGGGGATATCGCCATCGTGCTGGTCAATGGCGACGACGCGACCATCAAGCGCGTTAAGCTCAGCCCCGAGGGGATCATGCTGATCCCCACCAATGCGGCTTATGAGCCAATGTTTTACACCAACGCCCAGATCGAGTCCCTGCCGGTTCGCATCCTGGGCAAGGTGGTGGAGCTGCGCGCCAAGTTTTGA